In a single window of the Acyrthosiphon pisum isolate AL4f chromosome X, pea_aphid_22Mar2018_4r6ur, whole genome shotgun sequence genome:
- the LOC103312015 gene encoding DNA replication licensing factor MCM3-like: MDNIQLEYMDFLDDEMTLNVYNRKVRTMIHDNDQRLLVDVNDVHKYNTYRAKQLIINYIDEELALKHALKEFVKRIDLSYWNKFDEFFVGFFGGNHVTPRTMKSKFLGTLVCLEGVVSKCTQVQSILVKSVYYCPTTKTVSEHIHTDFMSSSFVFISATSSCVYPTRNDDGVQRLPKSR, translated from the coding sequence ATGGACAATATTCAGTTGGAATACATGGATTTTTTAGACGACGAAATGACTCTTAATGTGTACAATCGCAAAGTGAGAACAATGATTCATGACAACGACCAAAGACTACTTGTCGACGTAAATGATGTACATAAGTACAATACATATAGGgccaaacaattaataataaattacatcgATGAAGAGTTAGCGCTAAAGCATGCTCTCAAAGAATTTGTCAAACGCATAGATTTAAGTTATTGGaataaatttgatgaatttttcgTTGGTTTCTTTGGAGGGAACCATGTTACACCTCGGACAATGAAGTCTAAATTCTTAGGCACTTTGGTGTGCTTGGAAGGTGTAGTCTCAAAGTGTACCCAGGTGCAATCCATCCTCGTAAAAAGTGTGTACTATTGCCCGACTACTAAAACTGTGTCTGAGCACATCCATACAGACTTCATGTCATCATCATTCGTCTTTATTTCGGCAACATCTAGTTGTGTTTATCCAACAAGAAACGATGATGGTGTCCAAAGATTACCCAAATCTAGGTGA